CGCTCCGGGTGATTCCTCGCTGTTTAAAATACAAGTTAGCGCCCAGCGAAGGAGAGGGAGCGGGGGGATTTGCCGAGAGAGGAGACCTGGAGGAGCCGGCGGCTGGAAGTGGGGCAGGGAGAAAGTACGGACAGCTCTTCGCGCGTCGTGATGAAAACCCAACGGCTGATGAGCTCGGGTTCATCTGGGGCTTCCGCGGGGCCGCATTGTGCTGCGGAGCCCccgggggggagaggaagggagacaAGGAAAACAGCCGGACCcgctcagtgtgtgtgtgtgttgggggggttcaggcagCTGCCACCCTCCCCTTGCTCCTGCCACCGTCCCCTCCCAGCGCCCTGCTGGGGCGCGGAGCCCCCCCGGGACACAGGGACGGTGACACCGGGGATGTGACGGTGCCGGGAGACGGAGCTGGGGAAAGTTTcatccttcttcttcttcttcttgtgaGCGAGCTCACGCCTGCGACGTGccggtggggtgctgggggaaaaagTCCCGCttttgtcccaaatctgggtttTTTCAACCTTTTAAATCTTTGGTGGATGAAGCCTGGCGTTAACGGTGGCACCTTCCGCTCATGAagccagcacccagctctgcGCGGAAACGAAATGAAGCCAATCTCTGGCCTCGGTGGGTGTATCGCCTTACTTGCCCACCGGGTtaaaagaacccagatttgggacaacaccgtccccccccccaccccccaacggCGAGGGAAGGGCTGGAGCGGTGACCCCAGCATGGGAGCCTCCGGGTGGGATttgtggccaggctggatgaaGGAGGACCCGTGCCACGGTCATGCCGAGAGCCCTTGccaaaagcccttctcctgccTCACCTCTGCCCTCCGTGCCCCGGCACAGCCCGTGGCCACCGGCAACTCCCCCCGGGCCAGCAGCAAGGTCAGGGGCAGGATAAACCTATTCCTGGAGCAGAGCCGCCGCgggagggaggtggagggggggggggaattgtcTCCTCTGAGCTTTAATTCCTGCCCTCGATGGCTTCGCGGGTCACCGGGTGCCCTCCCGGTGTGTGCCCGGTGCTGGGGGCGGCGAGGGGGCTCGGTGGCCGCGCCGGCCGGCTGCGGGGCTTGGGCTCGGCAAAAGGCTCCGGGCGCTTTCCGCGGCTGCTGGTCCGTGCGGGAGATATTGTTAAACGACAGATGCTGCTGTCAGCAAGAATCcccaaagaaagaaaggaagaaagaaagagcctCTGCCGAGAAAGCCGgggtggtggttggggggggggggggggtgtgggggggggggtggaaaaccGCCTCCTCCGCCGTGTCCCGGCCAAACCGGGTTCTCCTGCAGCGCCAGACTGGGGAGGGCTCGGGGACAAACGGCCCGGGGTGGAAAGCCAGGAGCTGTAATTAGCCCGGAGTCTCTGCAGCCACCAACCGCTGTCAGTGCACcattttaattaggaaaacaAGAGGGGagggaatacaaaaaaaaaaaaaaaaaaaaaagaaagaaaaaaaaaaccaagggggaagaaaagaaaaaagaaagatcccaagagaggcttttcttttcttctcgcTTTTGCTGGAGTTTCTGCCGTTCCTGCTGAGAGCGGGAGCAGCCGGAGGGCACCGGCTAATCCTGCCTCGCAGGTCTGGGCCGGCGGCTTAGGGCAGGAATCTCTGGTATTCGGGAACACGGGGGACAACGGGGCTGGAAGCTGCTAAGTGGCTCCGGGGGGCCTCTTGCTCCGCAGGCTGTTCCCGGGGGATTGGGAGGCGTTTTGCACGGCTATTCCCCCTCCGGCTGCCAGGCGATGTGTGCGTGCGGGTCTGCCCGTCGCGTTACCTGGGGCGAGTTGCACAAGGATGGTGGCAAACGTGGCCAAAGCCCTGCCCGGAGCTGGCGGGGACAGCTCGGCTTTGGGCGGCTGCTGTAGGTGTCCCACTCCTCCTGATGCTCACGTCCCTCCGAATCCCAGCCCCGGTCCCTCTCTCCCATGGGACAGATCCCAGCGTGGCGATTTTGCAAGGGGGAAGGTCAAGCGGTGGCCCCAGAGGCCACCACTGCTGGGGGAAGCCATGGATCCCACCGtggcaggcagggatgctcctgggcCGTGCTCCCCATGGTGAGCACGTGGCCCCAGGGGGCTACCAGAGCCCCGAAATGGTTGCCCACGGTGGTGAAACCGGCTGAGATGCCATCAGAGGGCAGCCCGGGAAAGCCAGACGGGCTGGGAAAATCCAGCCCCACGAGTCCTCAGCCGTGGGAAAGCGCCAGGGTCGTGGGGCGCTGGAGCCAGTGACTCAGCCCCGGCTGCTGGGGGACCGGCTCCGTAGCCCCGGGGCTCCAGCCCTATTTTCCGCAGGGGGAACCGGCTCCAGTTTTCCTGCCgggctgcagcagggaaggaTTCCCTTTCTCCTATTTTGGAGCCCCAACAGGAGCATCACGCCAGATTTTCGGAGCCGTTGCTGGGATGCGGATGcaattcccccccaccccctgaccGGTGGGTGTCCggttccccaccccaccccaccccaccccacccccccatacCGGTGCCCCCCGTGGGGCTGCTCCCGGCTGGTACAGATAACAGCGTGGCCCGGGATCAACGGTCTCGGGGCACAGCGGAGCCGTCACTACACATTAACCAGCTGTCCGGTGGAGCAACGCTTCCCCCCCAGCCAAGATCAACACTCCCCAAAAGCAAACCGGGAGCTGGGCCAGGAGGAGCCAGCGcagacccacagacccccccccgccccccgcgggCCACCCTGGGGGTTCGCCCCCCccttaacaccccccccccccatcatgtTGTGTTTGCCTTTGGGTCGGCAAGATGGGGCTCACCCTGCGGCTGTGGGCGGGTGCCGAGCATCCcccgggggggtgtgggtgtggggtggggtgtccTTCCAGGGCTGGAATTTCAAGGGTTTTGGGATAAAAGTGATTTTCTTTAGGGCATCGGTGCTGTGCCCCCGGAGTTGCTGCGTCCTGGTGGTGTCCCATGGCATGTGCGGGTGGGACCCTCGGGTGGGACCCTTGGATGggacccctgaccccccccctctgcctgcacccccctgcaGCATCGGGCACCGGTTGCTGCTTCGCCCggagcccagcagagctgctgggggggggggggggggggggaagctgcagAGGTCCCCAGGGACGCTGGGGGGCTCAGCAGACCCGGGGGGAGCGGACACCCCCATTCCACCCCAGGCAGGCTGGGGGACTCAGCACGTCCGCGGGGGGGCCGACACCCCCAGCACCCTCGGGCAGCCTGGGGGGGCTCCACAGTGGAACAGGGGGTTCTGACACCCCCAAcaccccctgggggggggggctctgtaagttgggggagggggggtgtccgacacccccaggaccccctgggcaggctggggggCTCCGCAGACCCGGGGGGGTCCGACACCCCCAGCACTCCCTGCATGgagcggtgcggggggggggggtcccccgcCTGTCGCATGTGGCACGCGGGGGGGGGGTAAGTGACCCCCCCCCCGTTTCTCGGTGCACtgtgggacatcccccccccccaacgcacCGAGGTCCCCCCGCCGCGCGCTGGGGGCGGGgcctcccccgctcccccccccccgcagccgaTGGAATTTTCCACTCGCTGCCGCGGCGCGggctcccgccggccccgccccctccgcgcgccgccgccacctcggccccgcccctccccgctccccgccccgcccacTTCCCGGCGGGCTGCGCGGCGGGAAAATGGCGGCTGCCATGAAGGCGGGCCTGGGCCGGTTGGGCCTGAGGGTGTGCTGGCAGGTGGGGGTCGGGAGCGGGGGTGGGGGCCGGCGGGACGGACAGAGGGGAACGGGCCGAGGGACGGTGAGGGGCTTAGGAGCCACGAGGGGCGCGAGAAGCCACGGGATAAGGGATGTGGGGAGTCAGGGATGAGGGAATATGGGAAGGCCGCGGGACAGGGATGGCGACAAGTAGTGGCGCTAGGTGTATTTACAGCCGCTCGGTGTTTGGGAGGCGTGAAGGGAAATAAGGCAAGACGTTGGTGTTGTTTCTTGGCCGTTGGGTTAACTCTACGgctttgttgtttcttttccttagaCTGCGGAGTCCATACTCCGTCCcgctggagcagctccagcctgTCTTGTTGTCCCAGTGAGAACGAAGAAGAGGTTTTCTGTCCCTGAATGGGCCAGAGAACTGTCTCccgaagagaaggagaagagactCAAGTCTTCAGGGGCAGTATTTCCTGATGACCGTATAGAACGGACCTTCTACTTGGCCTGCACAGGTGGTAGAAAATGGGCTTTGGTCCCTTCTCAAGGGCAAAACTAGGGTGAAGTAGCAGCGTGGAGCAATTAGCTTAAGCGGTGTGACCCTGGTGACAGAGTGTCCATCAGCAGTAGGCTGAATTGTGTGCTCTGCCTCCTGGTGAGGGATGGCAGCTTCTGAGGTAAAGACCTTCTGAGCTCTTTACCTCAGAAGTGTGTCAAGCTGGTGGCCTCTTTGTACCTAGGGACAAGGAATAGCGAGGGAAGTCACATTCCCTGTTCCTGAGTATGTCTTAGCCTCCTTTTCCCTAtggaagaggagagcagagagcaggggCCTGTCACTGCTGACAAGCTGCGTTAGACTAGCAGTTCTCTGTGTGCTCGTATTTCATCTTACAAACATTATCAGGGCGGAATCCTGCTTCTCCAGTCCCCAGCAGCCAGGgtgctgcctctttttttccttcattttgctgGTTTTTAGCCTCCTGACTtatcttccctctcctgcagctgaTATTATAGACCCGTACGTCCCTCCCGAGGGCGATGCCCGCTTGACTTCCCTGTCCAAAGATGGGCTGAAGCAAAAGATGGAGAAGCTGAAGCAGAGTGCTGCCTCCCAGCTAGCGTACGTACTTCCTTTTTAATTAGTCTGTGGTGCGGGAGTTTCGCTTGGTTCTCTCTTGCAGTGGTGAGAGGGCACCTTTTGTTTTCTACCCGCTTCATCCATTGTTGCTGTTGGTTATATTTTAGTGGGGGAGTCTCCAATTCTCAGTTGCTCCCTGGTAAAAGCTGGGGTTGAACCGGATAAGTTCCAGTTTATCATCTGAAACACGAGGCGTTTCCAAGTCGTTCTTTACTTGCTGTAgagcttttcttgtcttttcagtCTGCGGAAAGTAAAAGATCATGATCCGGATTTCAGCACTAAAACCTTCCCAGAGAAGGCGCAGGAGATATTTATCGAAGCTCACAATTGCCTGGCAAAGTAAGACCCTTCTCTGGCTGATGGGGTTATGTAGGACTTGCTTCTCTTTGCTTATATCCtctggttttcttccttgtctttctAATCCTTGTCCCTGTTTTGAAACAAGTACTTTATCTTTTTCTGCCCCCATCTCTGTGAAGAGTAGAGCCTTGGAGATCTGGGCAGTGCCCTCTTGAGAATGGAAAGCAAGTTGTAGAAAATTCGTCTTGACCTGACCTGCAGAGGAGACGAGCTGTTGCACCACTGGTGTTATCAGCGGATGAGTGGGTGGTTGGTGCTGCTCAGGATCAATGCTGCAGGGAATTGTTTGGGTATGAAATGATAACTCCACTGGCTCACTCCACTTTCCAGTAATAGAACAGATTTCAAAACCGCATTGTTCTTGGTTTTAATTCCAAACATCAATAAAACATTTAGGTCATAACTGGCTTCCAGAGGATGTTGTTGTGCCTTTCCCTGGAGTCTTGTCAACCAGCTTGTGTTCGTGTTTCTGATTTCCTGCTGAGATCACAGCTGAgaactttgctttttctgttttgctggtaGATTGTGtgtgacatagaatcatagaatgagttggaagggaccttaaagatcatcgagttccaacccccctgccctgggcagggacacctccactagagcaggttgctcaaagccccatccagcctggccttgaacacttccagggatggggcatccacaacttccctgtgtCCTCTGGGGGAGCAGGAATTTGTGAATAAGCCTCTTTGCACAATATGTCTATTTGAGTAACTGGGTGTGTTTCACTTGCAGTTTCAACAAGCAGAAACTTCACTCCCTGGTGACAGAGCGCTGTTATCCAGTAAGTGTTTGTCTGGATGTAGTGGTCCTTGATCTTTTCCGTGGTCTCTAAGACTCTAAACCTGAttgtctctcttgctttttttttgggatATAGTAAAGACAGACCGAAGCGGGGGGAAAACAGAAGTCTAAGTAATAGCTAATGAATAAATGCTCTGTTATTTATGGTAATTTGCTTGTCATTCAGTTCACACCCTCATTAAGTtagtgcttatttttttttattttacaggaaatGGTGCGTGGGAACAGGTACAAGACCATCCGGTGGAGTTTTGTGGAGTCTCTGGAGCCTCCCAGGGTGGTTCACGTTCGATGTGACAGCATCATGAACCGTGGCAACCTGTACGGCCAGGTGACGGTGCGGATGCACACGCGGCAGGTACATCCTCTCGTGCTCCTTGCGTTTCCCAACTGACTCCAACCTGCTCCCGGCCCGACAAATGGTTCTTGGCTCTTTGTACAGATTCTGGCCATCTACGACCGCTTTGGGCGGCTGATGTACGGAGGGGAGGACGTGCCCAAGGACGTTTTGGAGTATGTCGTGTTTGAGAGGTACTTGGTTAATCCATATGGCACGTGGAGGATGCACGGCAAGATCGTTCCAGAATGGGCTCCACCGAAGGAGCCCATCGTTAAGGTAAGGCCACCAGGAGAAGACACCAGCGCAGCCTGTGTCTGTGTCCTTGGTTAATTCTGGACAAAACCAAAGCTCAGCTTCCCATAACGGGAAGGTGGTGCATTAATCTGCCAGCAGACTTATTTATTAATGTGGGATTAATAGCACCCAGGGGTGGGATTAGTAGCACCTCTCATGATGGGTGTCCTATATTATAACTGCCTGGTGCTGGGCTTAGTCCCAGGAGGTCTTTGCCAGTTGTGTGCTTCTGTCCTAGTCATGACCGAtagtttttctgctgcttctgaaggTTTTTATGCCTGGTTGCAGCTGTGTTTTGTTCCATCCAGCTGTTGGATATTGCCGGAGATTActataacaaaaggaaaagcctGCTGTAGGTAACTTAGAGCCATCAGTGCTGTGTGAAAGATGAGTCCTTGTaccttgagagagagagagagatggattcTGCTCTCAACAAAGCCAAGTTGGGTTTGAAGCTGGCTGCTTGTTCCTGTACCTAATTTTCAGGGGTAACAGAGGACTTCACTGAAGTCTATGGGGTGTTTGAGGTCTCCAGATGGAAAATTATGTATATATAGGCTTGGATTAGGGTAAGCTGGAAGCTGGAGTAGGAGGACGTTTGACACGTGTGTGATAATTTAGGGGGTTGCTGTTCCCTGTATGTAGTCTGGCAAAGTGATGGGGATGCTCTGTCTTCCTGTGTTACTAAAAACATCCTAGAGGGGAAGGAGGTGAGAACTAGAGTGTAGTACAAGGCATGTCATCCCGTTCCCCCTCTGTGTCCTCCCCCACGCTGCTGCCATCTGGCCACCTTCCTCTGCAAGGCCTTTGCGTTGCCAGAACCCCCTCTTCACCCCTTTCTCACGCTCTGAAAGGTGAAGAATTTCTCTTCGAGCAGTTCCGAGCTCCTCTGTGTGGCACTGattttcttccttgccttttcAGACTGTGATGATTCCTGGCCCAACCTTGGATCCCTCACAAGAGTATGAAGAAATGAAGTAGGAAGTTCCAGAGCCCGTACAGAGACAGCAGCGCCAATGACCCTGGAGGGGAAGAGGTGGAGAATGTCCATGGAAGGAGCGGGTTGGATACGGCTGTGCCCTTCCAATGAGCGGTCAGCAAACAAAGTGGCTTCAGAAGGGGACTCCAGTCACTAAGAATTTGTCtataaaagagagagaggggtCTGGGAGGGGGATTCAGATGAGCTCTGAGAAGAGCTTTACTCTGAGTGTGCTGCAGCTGAACCTTCTCCGTGTTTCTCTGAAGACGAGAAGTCTTCTCTTCAGGATGGCTCTCCAGGGTAACCTCTGTCCTGAACTTGCCTCGCGAGAGACCTCGGCAGCAGAAATTTGTCGAGACACGGGATATTTGGCACTTCCATGGGAAGTGTCACAGACCTGGTGGGCTTCCATTAAAATTTGCAGCAGTAGGTGTTGGCAGTTTCTTTTCCTgtcctctttccctctctgtaCTGATTCCCAGCCtttttatttcaacagaaaacagggaaaagcagCGAGTTTTTGTCTTTTTGACTTTAAATCGAATTCTCCTGGGCGGGTGCTGCGATCGGCCTCCTGCTGGTTGGGTGCTTGTTAGTGGCCAACCCTTCCCAAAGGGGCCGCGGTGCAGCACGGAGAATTTAATAACATTTAACAGCGTTTGTGTCAACCGATGCCACCTTGAAAGGCAGCGTCTCCCACAGCTGATGGGTTTGGGTGCGTTTGTTAAAGCGCCGGGTGAATTCGGCGATGGGATGTTGTTAGTGAGCGGCTGGCACCATCCTGTGGACACGGTGACACTCGCATCGGGTCCCCTGGTGTTGCAGGTTGTGTGGGTCGGGGAAACACCTCCCCAGAGGTGACCTTTTTCCGTGGCTGGGACTAAGCCAGTGCCCTCTGCTCATCTATTCTTAGGCTGCTTTGCTCAGATAAATCCCATCTATTCCCAGTCACAGAGCAAAATAGTCAGTAGTCATCGAACAACGAAGCATTTTAAAACCTTGTGTTGCTCTTTAACTGGGCCATTTTCTACAGCTTTGGGAGatttaagtgcattttttttcttcttccttgaaaGAGATTTCACGGAGTGTGCGGTGAAGGAGTTACGGCTCCTTACGCTTGCGGAGTCGCTCAGTGTTTCTCGTGAATGATGTTCTTTTGAGAGGGCAGAACATCATCTCTGTGCTCTGTTAGGAGAGGAGCCAGCCACGGAATCCCTTTCATCTCTTTTGGAAATCAGGAGGGTGTCACAATCTGTCTGCCTTTCCTGAAAGAACCTACTCTGTCAAGCTTTCTGCCTACGCCTCGTTCAGGAGCTGGAGGGATTCGGTGCCAGTTGGGCTGGAGCTAAAATCAATCAGCGGGAGCTGCCTGGTTTGTGGCTGGTGGGACTCGGGCAGTTTACGTGACTTGGATGTGACTCCTCGACCCACACCAACAGACGAGGTTCTTCAGCTCTGAACGAAAAGAGCATGTTTTCTGCTGGAGTGGCTGGTTTTACTGGGAAAATGGCCTTTCCTTCCAGTCCAGCAGCGTGTGGCTCCCCATCTCCTTGGTTAATACTCAAAACTTCTGCAACTAAACCTGGGTTTCCTTTACAGCCTCGCTGCCTTTCTGTGCTACCTCCTCCTCGAGCACGTTCAGTATCTTGCCCGCGCCCCATAAATCAGCTGCTAAATGTGCATTTTGTagataatactttttattttctgtatgtacACTTACTTACACGGTTGGACGATCCTTTGACGTTCAGCGCTGAGGACCACGGACGCACCACGGCAGCGCCGCTTTCTGAGGAGGGTGGAAATCAACGCCAGAGGAACGGCAGGACAAGCCCTGAACTCACCCCCCTGGCTTAAACTGGGGGCGACGGCGGCGCTGGGGGAGaccagctgggctgcaggaacTTGGGGAAAGCTGTTTTCCTCCCAATCTCATCATTTCTGCCCCTGGATTGACTCTCCCCGTGTTTCAGCGCCCAGCGTGCCGAGGTGGTGGATTTTGGGGTGCCAGGCAAGCCCTGCCTCGCCGTGCCGGGGACACAGCCCTCCCCGCACGGCAGGAGGACGTTCAGCTGCTGGAGAGCTTGGACCGAGGGGACCCTGCGCTGGGCCAGGCACCCGTGGACAAGCGACGGGTGTCATTCTCAGGCTGCTGCTTGGTTTAAGCGCTTGGATGAAGGCAGGAGGTGTTAACTGTCCCCTCCCTGCGTCGGTCCCCGAGCCCGGCTGGTTGATGGCCGTCAGTGGAACCACCACGGCCGTGCCGTTGGTTTGGGTGGACACTTCTGTCCCCATCTGGGCACTGCAGGTGGGCAGCAGCCTCCAGCTCAAGACCTTCTGTTCGTGAAAGCCGGGTCTGCTGGTGGCCAGATGGAGGGAGCTACTCCTAGTCCCAGGGGCAGACCTCAGGTTTGGTGTCACTGGGGTTGGCAGCCCTGTCTCTGTCCTGGGGGCTCACCCCAGCTTTGTGGGGGGCCAGGGGGGGTTCCACACTCTCCACCTCCCACGGACACACCTCGGAGGTTTTCCTCGTGTCTGTGCTGGTCTTGCCAGATgctggtggagcctcttctgcttCCCAGGGACAAACCTGGGTGACGCTGCcgcctgggctggggctgctgtcCCCTGTGGGAGCCATGCTGGCTCCCCGAGGCAGGGGGCTCCACAGGGGCTGGATGCCCGGCAGGATGCGGCACAGGGGCTTGTGCTCAGCCCCACTATCGGATCTGCCCTGGGATTTTTTCACCAGTGGGGGTGGAGACCTGGCGCTGGCTCCTGCCACTGGCTGTGACTTTCCTGTCCCTTTTCCCTGTCctctggcagctccctgtgggtGCACGCTGGGTTTGAGGCTTTCCTTCTCCGATCCAGTGGGCTCTGCCACTTCCCAGGGGCAAATACCAGATTTTCTGCTCTCCGTGCTGTCGGATTTCTTGGACGTCTCTTTCCCCATCGCACTTTGCAGGGAGAGTTCCTCCGTGTCCAGGCTCTCCCAGGGACAGATGGCCTCGCGCTCGCTGCTGCCCTTCTCCAGAGATTTGGGGGCACCAGCTTTTGTAGGGGGGGGGCTTGTCTGACCCAGGGCTGCTCCTTTCtctggcagaggagcagccacCTCCCAGGGACAGACTTCTGCTTTACCACCAGCTTCAAGCTCCTGAGCCTCCCAAGGACAGACCTCTGCCTTCAGGCTCTCCACGCTCTGGGATTTCTTTGAAGGCGATTTGGGCAgcgctgggctcctgggatggggcTTTTCTGGTGTCTCCT
The Numenius arquata chromosome 23, bNumArq3.hap1.1, whole genome shotgun sequence genome window above contains:
- the MRPL45 gene encoding large ribosomal subunit protein mL45 isoform X2 is translated as MAAAMKAGLGRLGLRTAESILRPAGAAPACLVVPVRTKKRFSVPEWARELSPEEKEKRLKSSGAVFPDDRIERTFYLACTADIIDPYVPPEGDARLTSLSKDGLKQKMEKLKQSAASQLALRKVKDHDPDFSTKTFPEKAQEIFIEAHNCLANFNKQKLHSLVTERCYPEMVRGNRYKTIRWSFVESLEPPRVVHVRCDSIMNRGNLYGQVTVRMHTRQILAIYDRFGRLMYGGEDVPKDVLEYVVFERYLVNPYGTWRMHGKIVPEWAPPKEPIVKTVMIPGPTLDPSQEYEEMK
- the MRPL45 gene encoding large ribosomal subunit protein mL45 isoform X1, producing MAAAMKAGLGRLGLRVCWQTAESILRPAGAAPACLVVPVRTKKRFSVPEWARELSPEEKEKRLKSSGAVFPDDRIERTFYLACTADIIDPYVPPEGDARLTSLSKDGLKQKMEKLKQSAASQLALRKVKDHDPDFSTKTFPEKAQEIFIEAHNCLANFNKQKLHSLVTERCYPEMVRGNRYKTIRWSFVESLEPPRVVHVRCDSIMNRGNLYGQVTVRMHTRQILAIYDRFGRLMYGGEDVPKDVLEYVVFERYLVNPYGTWRMHGKIVPEWAPPKEPIVKTVMIPGPTLDPSQEYEEMK
- the MRPL45 gene encoding large ribosomal subunit protein mL45 isoform X3 encodes the protein MAAAMKAGLGRLGLRSILRPAGAAPACLVVPVRTKKRFSVPEWARELSPEEKEKRLKSSGAVFPDDRIERTFYLACTADIIDPYVPPEGDARLTSLSKDGLKQKMEKLKQSAASQLALRKVKDHDPDFSTKTFPEKAQEIFIEAHNCLANFNKQKLHSLVTERCYPEMVRGNRYKTIRWSFVESLEPPRVVHVRCDSIMNRGNLYGQVTVRMHTRQILAIYDRFGRLMYGGEDVPKDVLEYVVFERYLVNPYGTWRMHGKIVPEWAPPKEPIVKTVMIPGPTLDPSQEYEEMK